In Musa acuminata AAA Group cultivar baxijiao chromosome BXJ3-9, Cavendish_Baxijiao_AAA, whole genome shotgun sequence, a single genomic region encodes these proteins:
- the LOC135649891 gene encoding chloroplastic group IIA intron splicing facilitator CRS1, chloroplastic-like isoform X2 codes for MPPPSALPFSSSCFSSSIVSSSLRCSLPRPNDPLRPPVKLPPFQLQPPHHISTPSHEKKIPSPPPPLPAAPWLLPDNAESLKMPTAPWMTSPFLLPSDQVLDLSNPSRSTRNKKKGPGPADRPLTDKVRGGRSRHAMLGIIRNIKNLRQVHSAEPDEETPAVAFADAGQAAEFGVPLRPAKGGRGQRAPWVTAEEKLVFGREKKVKVVTSAESVLAPELLFRLRGEARRMTRWVKAKKAGVTQGVVEEIRRGWKENELVMVRIVEPLRRNMDRAREIVETKTGGLVVWCKRDFLVVYRGQKYEMFRNAPSSPNAVNKVNPGIFEEDSAIVSGSVVKMDGEVQNMESGIQMGDISIEGSLYEREADRLLDGLGPRFVDWWWQKPLPVDADLLPEVVPGFRPPLRMCPPGVRPKLTDDELMYLRKLARPLPTHFALGRNRKLQGLAASIIKLWEKSLIAKIAVKVGIQNTNNEQMSLELKRLTGGVLILRNKFFIILYRGKDFLPGGVTNLIDEREAELNEQQLEEEKARTGFTNSLRAMDNILPSFSIVGTYMEFQEIQANHISLNNLSYRGQIRIEAEKEKLKKELREHEHKLLILKQKIERSEELLSKLSLSCCPSEQTADLEILTEEERQAFRKVGLEMNEIILLGRRGIYDGVFGSIHQHWKHREVVKVLTKQKGFHHITGTARLLEVESGGILVAVEKLRTSHAIIIYRGKNYARPLKPLNNLLSKREALQRSIEIQRRGSLKYFARQREKLIWELTQRLRKLE; via the exons ATGCCTCCTCCTTCCGCCCTGCCCTTCTCCTCATCCTGCTTCTCCTCTTCCATCGTGTCGAGCTCTCTGCGCTGCTCCCTTCCCCGTCCCAACGATCCTCTGCGACCTCCTGTCAAGCTTCCCCCGTTCCAACTACAGCCACCCCACCACATCTCTACCCCATCCCACGAGAAGAAAATTCCCTCCCCTCCGCCGCCGCTTCCGGCGGCCCCATGGCTGCTCCCAGACAACGCTGAATCGCTCAAGATGCCCACCGCCCCCTGGATGACATCCCCCTTCCTCCTCCCTTCCGACCAAGTCCTCGACCTTTCGAACCCTAGCAGAAGCACCAGGAACAAGAAGAAGGGTCCCGGCCCTGCCGACCGACCCCTCACCGACAAGGTCCGGGGTGGCCGGAGCCGCCACGCCATGCTCGGGATTATCAGGAACATCAAAAACCTCCGCCAGGTACACTCCGCCGAGCCAGATGAGGAGACTCCCGCTGTTGCCTTCGCCGATGCTGGGCAAGCGGCGGAATTCGGTGTCCCACTCAGGCCGGCCAAAGGTGGCCGTGGCCAGAGGGCGCCGTGGGTCACGGCGGAGGAGAAACTGGTGTTTGGGAGGGAGAAGAAGGTGAAGGTGGTCACATCGGCGGAATCGGTACTTGCTCCTGAATTGCTGTTCAGGCTGCGGGGCGAGGCGAGGCGGATGACGAGGTGGGTGAAGGCCAAGAAAGCAGGCGTGACGCAGGGGGTGGTGGAGGAGATTCGGAGGGGTTGGAAGGAGAATGAGCTCGTGATGGTTAGGATCGTCGAGCCACTGCGGCGCAACATGGACAGAGCTCGAGAGATCGTTGAG ACAAAGACTGGAGGCTTGGTTGTTTGGTGCAAGAGAGATTTTCTTGTTGTCTATAGAGgacaaaaatatgaaatgtttcgaaatgCTCCTAGTTCGCCTAATGCTGTCAATAAAGTGAACCCTGGCATATTTGAAGAGGACAGTGCTATTGTTTCAGGATCAGTTGTAAAGATGGATGGGGAAGTACAGAATATGGAGTCTGGAATTCAAATGGGTGATATTTCAATTGAAGGATCTCTATATGAGAGAGAAGCTGACAGATTGTTGGATGGTTTAGGTCCCCGTTTTGTTGACTGGTGGTGGCAAAAGCCACTACCTGTAGATGCAGACCTACTTCCAGAAGTCGTTCCTGGTTTTCGGCCTCCATTAAGAATGTGCCCTCCTGGAGTAAGACCAAAGCTGACGGATGATGAATTGATGTATCTACGGAAGCTTGCACGCCCTTTGCCCACTCATTTTGCTCTAG GTAGAAATAGAAAACTTCAAGGCTTGGCTGCTTCAATTATAAAGCTTTGGGAGAAGAGCCTTATAGCCAAAATTGCAGTCAAAGTGGGAATTCAAAATACCAACAATGAGCAAATGTCATTGGAGCTCAAG CGTCTCACGGGTGGTGTTCTGATATTAAGAAACAAGTTCTTTATCATTCTGTATAGAGGCAAAGATTTTCTCCCTGGTGGAGTGACTAATCTGATTGATGAGAGAGAAGCAGAGCTCAATGAGCAACAGCTTGAGGAAGAAAAAGCACGAACGGGGTTCACAAACTCATTACGTGCTATGGATAACATACTGCCCAGCTTCAGCATTGTTGGAACTTATATGGAATTTCAGGAAATACAGGCAAATCATATTTCCCTAAACAACCTGAGTTATAGAGGCCAAATTCGAATTGAAGCTGAAAAGGAaaagttgaagaaggaactaagaGAGCACGAGCACAAGCTTCTCATT CTTAAGCAGAAGATAGAGAGATCAGAGGAACTGTTGAGCAAGCTTAGTCTGTCATGTTGCCCTTCGGAGCAAACTGCAGACCTGGAAATATTGACAGAAGAGGAGAGGCAAGCTTTTCGAAAAGTTGGCTTGGAAATGAACGAAATCATATTGCTGG GTAGGCGTGGAATTTATGATGGTGTTTTCGGAAGTATTCACCAGCATTGGAAACATAGAGAAGTTGTGAAAGTGCTTACCAAGCAGAAGGGATTTCACCATATTACTGGTACTGCAAGGTTACTTGAAGTTGAGAGTGGTGGGATACTGGTTGCAGTGGAGAAATTAAGGACAAGTCATGCAATAATTATCTACCGTGGGAAGAATTATGCTCGTCCACTAAAGCCATTGAACAACCTACTGTCGAAAAGAGAGGCACTACAAAGATCTATTGAGATACAGCGTCGAGGA TCCTTGAAATACTTTGCACGCCAAAGAGAGAAATTAATCTGGGAATTGACGCAGAGACTG AGAAAGTTAGAATGA
- the LOC135649891 gene encoding chloroplastic group IIA intron splicing facilitator CRS1, chloroplastic-like isoform X1 gives MPPPSALPFSSSCFSSSIVSSSLRCSLPRPNDPLRPPVKLPPFQLQPPHHISTPSHEKKIPSPPPPLPAAPWLLPDNAESLKMPTAPWMTSPFLLPSDQVLDLSNPSRSTRNKKKGPGPADRPLTDKVRGGRSRHAMLGIIRNIKNLRQVHSAEPDEETPAVAFADAGQAAEFGVPLRPAKGGRGQRAPWVTAEEKLVFGREKKVKVVTSAESVLAPELLFRLRGEARRMTRWVKAKKAGVTQGVVEEIRRGWKENELVMVRIVEPLRRNMDRAREIVEQTKTGGLVVWCKRDFLVVYRGQKYEMFRNAPSSPNAVNKVNPGIFEEDSAIVSGSVVKMDGEVQNMESGIQMGDISIEGSLYEREADRLLDGLGPRFVDWWWQKPLPVDADLLPEVVPGFRPPLRMCPPGVRPKLTDDELMYLRKLARPLPTHFALGRNRKLQGLAASIIKLWEKSLIAKIAVKVGIQNTNNEQMSLELKRLTGGVLILRNKFFIILYRGKDFLPGGVTNLIDEREAELNEQQLEEEKARTGFTNSLRAMDNILPSFSIVGTYMEFQEIQANHISLNNLSYRGQIRIEAEKEKLKKELREHEHKLLILKQKIERSEELLSKLSLSCCPSEQTADLEILTEEERQAFRKVGLEMNEIILLGRRGIYDGVFGSIHQHWKHREVVKVLTKQKGFHHITGTARLLEVESGGILVAVEKLRTSHAIIIYRGKNYARPLKPLNNLLSKREALQRSIEIQRRGSLKYFARQREKLIWELTQRLRKLE, from the exons ATGCCTCCTCCTTCCGCCCTGCCCTTCTCCTCATCCTGCTTCTCCTCTTCCATCGTGTCGAGCTCTCTGCGCTGCTCCCTTCCCCGTCCCAACGATCCTCTGCGACCTCCTGTCAAGCTTCCCCCGTTCCAACTACAGCCACCCCACCACATCTCTACCCCATCCCACGAGAAGAAAATTCCCTCCCCTCCGCCGCCGCTTCCGGCGGCCCCATGGCTGCTCCCAGACAACGCTGAATCGCTCAAGATGCCCACCGCCCCCTGGATGACATCCCCCTTCCTCCTCCCTTCCGACCAAGTCCTCGACCTTTCGAACCCTAGCAGAAGCACCAGGAACAAGAAGAAGGGTCCCGGCCCTGCCGACCGACCCCTCACCGACAAGGTCCGGGGTGGCCGGAGCCGCCACGCCATGCTCGGGATTATCAGGAACATCAAAAACCTCCGCCAGGTACACTCCGCCGAGCCAGATGAGGAGACTCCCGCTGTTGCCTTCGCCGATGCTGGGCAAGCGGCGGAATTCGGTGTCCCACTCAGGCCGGCCAAAGGTGGCCGTGGCCAGAGGGCGCCGTGGGTCACGGCGGAGGAGAAACTGGTGTTTGGGAGGGAGAAGAAGGTGAAGGTGGTCACATCGGCGGAATCGGTACTTGCTCCTGAATTGCTGTTCAGGCTGCGGGGCGAGGCGAGGCGGATGACGAGGTGGGTGAAGGCCAAGAAAGCAGGCGTGACGCAGGGGGTGGTGGAGGAGATTCGGAGGGGTTGGAAGGAGAATGAGCTCGTGATGGTTAGGATCGTCGAGCCACTGCGGCGCAACATGGACAGAGCTCGAGAGATCGTTGAG CAGACAAAGACTGGAGGCTTGGTTGTTTGGTGCAAGAGAGATTTTCTTGTTGTCTATAGAGgacaaaaatatgaaatgtttcgaaatgCTCCTAGTTCGCCTAATGCTGTCAATAAAGTGAACCCTGGCATATTTGAAGAGGACAGTGCTATTGTTTCAGGATCAGTTGTAAAGATGGATGGGGAAGTACAGAATATGGAGTCTGGAATTCAAATGGGTGATATTTCAATTGAAGGATCTCTATATGAGAGAGAAGCTGACAGATTGTTGGATGGTTTAGGTCCCCGTTTTGTTGACTGGTGGTGGCAAAAGCCACTACCTGTAGATGCAGACCTACTTCCAGAAGTCGTTCCTGGTTTTCGGCCTCCATTAAGAATGTGCCCTCCTGGAGTAAGACCAAAGCTGACGGATGATGAATTGATGTATCTACGGAAGCTTGCACGCCCTTTGCCCACTCATTTTGCTCTAG GTAGAAATAGAAAACTTCAAGGCTTGGCTGCTTCAATTATAAAGCTTTGGGAGAAGAGCCTTATAGCCAAAATTGCAGTCAAAGTGGGAATTCAAAATACCAACAATGAGCAAATGTCATTGGAGCTCAAG CGTCTCACGGGTGGTGTTCTGATATTAAGAAACAAGTTCTTTATCATTCTGTATAGAGGCAAAGATTTTCTCCCTGGTGGAGTGACTAATCTGATTGATGAGAGAGAAGCAGAGCTCAATGAGCAACAGCTTGAGGAAGAAAAAGCACGAACGGGGTTCACAAACTCATTACGTGCTATGGATAACATACTGCCCAGCTTCAGCATTGTTGGAACTTATATGGAATTTCAGGAAATACAGGCAAATCATATTTCCCTAAACAACCTGAGTTATAGAGGCCAAATTCGAATTGAAGCTGAAAAGGAaaagttgaagaaggaactaagaGAGCACGAGCACAAGCTTCTCATT CTTAAGCAGAAGATAGAGAGATCAGAGGAACTGTTGAGCAAGCTTAGTCTGTCATGTTGCCCTTCGGAGCAAACTGCAGACCTGGAAATATTGACAGAAGAGGAGAGGCAAGCTTTTCGAAAAGTTGGCTTGGAAATGAACGAAATCATATTGCTGG GTAGGCGTGGAATTTATGATGGTGTTTTCGGAAGTATTCACCAGCATTGGAAACATAGAGAAGTTGTGAAAGTGCTTACCAAGCAGAAGGGATTTCACCATATTACTGGTACTGCAAGGTTACTTGAAGTTGAGAGTGGTGGGATACTGGTTGCAGTGGAGAAATTAAGGACAAGTCATGCAATAATTATCTACCGTGGGAAGAATTATGCTCGTCCACTAAAGCCATTGAACAACCTACTGTCGAAAAGAGAGGCACTACAAAGATCTATTGAGATACAGCGTCGAGGA TCCTTGAAATACTTTGCACGCCAAAGAGAGAAATTAATCTGGGAATTGACGCAGAGACTG AGAAAGTTAGAATGA